The DNA sequence GAGCCCTGACAGCTCTTGCTTTGGCCCAGTTTTATTCTGCTGCAGGATGGATTCCAAAACTGGCTTAGCACACTGTGGGTGTAGTTAAGCAACATATTAGTAATAAAGGCAtttttgtctattaaaaaaattgcatCAGAGATTTGTATGTCCATTTATTCAGTATATCTGTTATTAGGTGCTTATTAACATATTTAacttaattaacatttaattttcaagaCACTTTGAGATAGGTgcaaaagttaaataacttattgAAAGTCAGCTACTAAGTGACtttgacaaatttatttaacttcagAATTTGGGCAGAGTCAGTTTGGCTCCAGAATGACCACCTTAACCATGACAATATGCTGCTTCCCAGCTCCAAAGACATTGAGGTTAATCATTGTGCTAGGTACGCAGGACATACATAAATACTTGATAATGTTATTTCAATAAAATCAAATCTCTATTAGAATATTGAGACGgtaaatttgttttacttttaaatggaTACTATAATCCACATTAAATGTTGTTCAATAAGCAAGTGTTTAACATTACATCACATAGGGGTGTAACTGTATAATTGTGAAAATTGTTAAGATAATTAAAATGACCTCAAGGAATTAGTAGAAagtaatttctaattaaaaaaaaaacttgtttcaAATACTATGGGTCCACAATTCGAGTACATAAGAAGTTGCTGCCATTCTTCCTTTAGTCTCTGGGCTCGTCTATAAAAGTACGCCGGGGGTCCTTCAAGTCATCCCAGAGAAGGTGATCCCCTGATTGGTCTCGCCCGGACTTGCAGGGAGCAAGCTAAGGCCAAGACTTTCAGGCTCAGCAACTGAGCTGCGCCTGCAGCCTCTCCAGTAAAACCTGGTGGCTCTTTTCAGGCCCATAACCCCAAAGACAAGAAATGTTAAGCTCTGGCCAGGCCAGCTTGTCGCCCTGGTCAGTTCAAGAAGCATTCATGTCAGAGCCCTTAGAAGTGAACAAGCAGCAGAACTTGGCCCAAGGGTCCGGGTCATCTGGTGTAGTAAAGACAGTTCAGATGGCCAACTACCGACGAAGCTTTTTTGGAGCTAGCTCCCCTGCACTGTTCGGTAGCAGGAGGCAAGGCGCTTGTACATAGGAACAGGCGACATACCAGTAGTACTGGGCAGGCAGAACTCGGCAGAGAGGCTGTGATTGTGCTAAGCAGCAGCGGGCTCCGGAGTCAGGCAACTATCTGGCTGGGACGCTGTATTACGCACGGGAAACTCCGCCTAGAAAGCATGGCAACGTCTGGCACATGGTGTGACCTCACTTGCTAGGGGCAAACCTTATAGTTCTAATTCCAGATTTTTTCTGTTTCCGACCacgtttccttctttcttaagagTTTCATTCCCTGGGGGGCGAGTGTGAGCGGGGAAAGCCCagcgccccctaaactcctcacCCACTCAATCCCTCGGGGTCCCCAAACGCGGAGGAGGCTGTCCCCCAGGTATTTATATAGGAGATTATGTAAATATAGAATAAGGGCTTGCTCTTTTGATTGGCGAGCGAGGGAGGAGGCAGTCCCTCTGCCAGAGCGCTAGTTGGGAGCGGAGCCTGCTAGTCATTGGTCACCGGAGCCGAGGGCGTTGCGGCCCCCAATGGGAAGGCGCTTCCTAGTGGCAGCAAAGAGTTTGTAGAGACAGTTCCGGTGTGGCGCGCTGCGTGCGGGTATCAGTCCTGGGTCGctgtttttctccctctctgctgTTTTAGGCGAGAGGACATGTCAGGTCGCGGAAAGCAGGGCGGCAAAGTGCGGGCCAAGGCCAAGTCCCGCTCCTCCCGCGCGGGCCTGCAGTTCCCAGTGGGCCGCGTGCACAGACTGCTGCGCAAGGGTAACTACGCCGAGCGGGTGGGCGCGGGGGCGCCGGTGTACCTGGCCGCGGTGTTGGAGTACCTGACGGCGGAGATCCTGGAGTTGGCTGGCAACGCCGCGCGGGACAACAAGAAGACTAGGATAATTCCTCGCCACCTGCAGCTCGCCATCCGCAATGACGAGGAGCTAAACAAGCTGCTGGGGAAAGTGACCATCGCTCAGGGCGGCGTCCTGCCCAACATCCAGGCGGTGCTTCTGCCCAAGAAGACGGAGAGTCAGAAGGCGAAGAGCAAGTGACCCTGACGCCGCCACCGGGGAGCCGGCTTCTCCAGCAAAGGCTCTTTTCCTAGCCGTCCCGCAGTGATTTTTGGATGTGCTAGATGTCTTGGGGAGGGGGGGCGGTGCGATCTAGCGGGGAGGTGGGCGGCGAGGGGCCCGTCGGGGTCGACAGCTAATAAAGTCGGTGAAAAGCGTATGGTCGAGAAAGCTGTGTAGTTGCGGGGACCTGCCGGCCGACCCCGGGGGCGACCAGGAAAGCTCTGGAGCAGGTGCTGGTGGGTTGGCTTGAACCCCTTGGAATGGTTTGGTTTGCAGATCGCCCTTGAGGCTTTATGGGAGGATCAGGGAGACAGGGCGGGGGCTGCCTTTGCTCATATTGAGGCAAAGGGGAGGCAGAGTAGGTGTGGCGTGGCGTACTCTGGAATTATTTTTACTTCCCTTTCTCAGGGCCTTAGCTCTCCTGCCCTGTTTGTGGGCGGTCAGGACCAAGTTCTGGGAAGAGAACTATCAGGTTGAGCTGGTCTCTGGCAGGAAGTTGTCTCTCCTGCCATACTTTTCAAAAGGCGGAGTTAACTTTCTGTCCTCGCATGGTGGCCCTGATGACACGGTATCGACTTAGACATTCTTAGTCTAATAGCTGTTATGCTTTCATGATTTGAATGTCAGATATCTTTATGTAGCACccttattttcacaattttttttaatgagaaaacatGCAGTAATATGTACAATACAGAAGCATGAGTCATAAGGTTGGAAATTTGTTCCCCTGGCACGTTGCATAACAGTATAGTGCCTTTAGTCATGAGTTACACATGCTCATGAGCTTTTAAAACGGTTTTCTCAAGTTTCTAGCTTCATAATGGTGTTGTCTCCATCATATTATACTACTTTGGGAGTCAGTTtgactttataagaaaaaaaaaaacccacctcttgcttttagaagttatttttacTCAACAAATAACCTGCTTGAAATCCCTTATGTTCTCTCACTAGTCTGAAGTGATACCCTCATTCCAGTAATGCCTATAGGAATTGCATTGCTTAATGGCacagtatttatttaataaatttgtaaGGAAGGATAGGGGCGGGTGATTTAAGTGCAGGGAGAAACACATTTCATATCAGGAATCCACATTTAAAAGTTCAACAGTAGTTCCATTTCATCCTTCTCAGCAAGCTTCATTCTGGCCCACAGGCCCCACAAAAAAGATCCCAGTTTAGTTTCACATCTTTGGATTCATCTTTCCTGTTAGTCAGAGTTGAAGTCttcctgaagggaaaaaaaatgaaaaaatcagtaAGTCTTCATCCTTAGTAGTGGCTGGCCCATCTTCTCACATGGACTTTATTTCATCCCAGTGTTTACTGAACACCTCTATGCTGTGCTCTGTACTAAGTGATGGGAGTGCAGCTGTGAATGAGGCCAACCAGATTTCCAGGTTCTTGGAATgcccacatctttttttttttattggttccTGATGGCACGACAAAGGTCAGGTACATATG is a window from the Eulemur rufifrons isolate Redbay chromosome 16, OSU_ERuf_1, whole genome shotgun sequence genome containing:
- the H2AJ gene encoding histone H2A.J; translation: MSGRGKQGGKVRAKAKSRSSRAGLQFPVGRVHRLLRKGNYAERVGAGAPVYLAAVLEYLTAEILELAGNAARDNKKTRIIPRHLQLAIRNDEELNKLLGKVTIAQGGVLPNIQAVLLPKKTESQKAKSK